One genomic segment of Pseudomonadales bacterium includes these proteins:
- a CDS encoding transposase, which produces MNEAELSEYCRKKGLYPEQVDDWKASCMQANASAQEVAKANREQSKQDKKRIKKLESELKRKEKALAEAAALLVLQKKAQALWGESEDD; this is translated from the coding sequence ATGAATGAGGCGGAGTTGAGTGAATATTGTCGTAAGAAGGGCTTATATCCAGAACAAGTGGATGATTGGAAGGCAAGCTGCATGCAGGCGAATGCATCTGCGCAAGAAGTAGCAAAAGCAAACCGAGAACAGTCAAAGCAAGATAAAAAGCGTATCAAGAAACTAGAGTCTGAGCTTAAGCGGAAAGAAAAAGCATTAGCGGAAGCTGCTGCATTGCTCGTGCTTCAAAAAAAAGCCCAGGCACTCTGGGGGGAAAGCGAGGACGACTGA